CAGCTCTTCCATCATCAAGGACGTGGCCAAGCTCGGCGGGGTCATCGAGGGGCTGGTGCCCGAGTCCATCCAGGCCCACATCGAGGCTCGGCTGGCCGAGACCCGTTCCGGCGCGGCCGTTCTGCCCGCCGGGGGGCCTGCCAAGGCATGAGCGTCACGAGTCTCGTCTGTCTGGTCGGGGCCACGGGCACGGGCAAGACCGCCGCGGCCCTGGCCCTGGCCGGGGCCCTGGGCGGCGGGGTGGTCAACTTCGACTCCCGCCAGGTCTACGCCGGCCTCGGCATCGTCACGGCCCAGCCCACGCCGCAGGAGCAGGCCGTCTGTCCCCACTCCCTCTACGGCTACCTGCCCGTGGACCGGCCCGTCCGGGCGGGCTCCTTCGCGGCCGAGATCCTGGCCCGGGCCGAGACCTACCGCAGCGAGGGCCTCGTGCCCATCCTCGTCGGCGGCACGGGCCTCTACCTGAAGAGCCTCGTCGACGGCCTGGCGCCCATCCCGGACGTCGACCCGCGCATCCGCGAGGAACTGGCGCGGGAGTGCGCGTCCGTCGGGTCGCCGGTCCTGTACGCCCGTCTGCGGGGCGTGGATCCGGACTACGCGTCCAAAATCCATCCCAACGACCCGCAGCGCATCTGCCGCGCCCTGGAGGTCTTCGCCGCCACGGGCCGGACCCTGACCTGGTGGCACGGCCAGACCCGCCGCCCGGAGGGGCTTCGCGCCCTCAAGATCGGCCTGCGCACGGACTTGGCGACGCTGACCCCGCGACTGGAGCGCCGCATCGGACTCATGCTCGAAGCCGGCGCCCTGGACGAGGTCCGTCTGGCCTACAAAGGCTGCCCGCACCGGGACGCCCCGGGGTTTTCGGGCATCGGCTGCCCCGAACTGCTGGCCGTGCTCCTGGACGGCCTGGATATGGCCCAGGCGCGGGCCGACTGGCTGCGCAGCACGCGGGCCTACGCCAAGCGCCAGCTGACCTGGTTCAACAAGGACGGGGACATCGCCTGGCACGACCCGGCGGATTTCGAGGGGATGACGGCCAGGGCCAGGGCGTTCCTGGAGTCCCCGGCGTAAGGGCCGGGTTGCGGCAGGTCGACCCTCGCGCTACAGATTTTCACGAAGGAGTGTATCCATGCAAGGACGCGTTTTCGGTGTGGTTGCGGCCCTGATGCTCTGGTCCACCCTGGTTCTGGCGGACCAGCGCGTGACGGTGCCGCTGGTTCAGGGCGAGGACAGGGCCTCGGCCGTGGGGCGCGGGTTCGACGAGGCCCTGGCCCTGGAAACTCAGACCATCGCTGGCCCGGCGCTGACGCCGGCGCGGCTCAAGGCCGTCATGGGCGTCCTGGCCAAAGAACGGGACACCCTGGTCCTGGGCTACAAGGAAGCGGTCGGTGACGTCGGCAACGCCACGGCCGGGGGCAACGCCACGGGCGAGACGTTGGCGCTCGACGTGCGGGTTCACGGCGCGGGCCTCAAGACCCGTTTGCGGGACATGGGCGTGCTCTCCACCCTGACGGGTCCGCTGCCGTACGTGCTCCGCCTGTCGGGCGTGGAGCCTTCGCGCACCAAGCGGCTTGGCGCCCTGCAGGAACTCTCGGGGCTCGCCCCGGTGGCCGCCGCCGATGAGGACGTGCCGGTTCTGACCCTGTCGCAGGGCCGGGACTGGAACGGTGTGCTGAGCCTCGGGGAGTGGAGTTCGACTCGCTCGGCCAAGACCCTGGACGAGGTCTGGCTGGCGGTGTGGAAGGACTATTTTTCCCGACCGGCGCAAGCCGGGGGGAGCGGGGCCGGGGTCGAGGTCCGCATCTCCGGCTGGCTTTCGAGCATGGGACCCATGGAGTTCGACCGTCTCATGGACGGCTGGAACGCGGAGATCGAGCGCAAGGCCCTGATCGGTGTGGAAATGGAAGGGCAGGGGCTGGCCGGCGTGTGGCGGATCACGACCGGGTCCAGGGACGCCCTGGTCCGGCGCCTGGAGGACGCGGCCAAGGCCCAGGGGCTGACGGTGCGGGTCAGGTAGGGGCTTTTGAAAACAAGAATCCCGGCCAAGGCCGGGATTCTTTCGATTTCAACCGTCTGAAATTCAGTCTTTCTTATCCGTTGTGTCCTTCGAGTCGGACTTGGGCGTCACGTCGATTTCTTCAGGCTCGCTGGTGGCCTTCTTGAAGTTCTTGATGGCCCGGCCCATACCTGAACCGATTTCAGGCAACTTGTTGGCCCCGAAAATGACCAGGACGATGACCAGAATGATGAGAAGCTCTGGGATGCCAATGCCGAACATGTATGCCTCCTCGGAAATGAATGCGCCTCATATACA
This genomic interval from Desulfomicrobium escambiense DSM 10707 contains the following:
- a CDS encoding twin-arginine translocase TatA/TatE family subunit; its protein translation is MFGIGIPELLIILVIVLVIFGANKLPEIGSGMGRAIKNFKKATSEPEEIDVTPKSDSKDTTDKKD
- the miaA gene encoding tRNA (adenosine(37)-N6)-dimethylallyltransferase MiaA, with the translated sequence MSVTSLVCLVGATGTGKTAAALALAGALGGGVVNFDSRQVYAGLGIVTAQPTPQEQAVCPHSLYGYLPVDRPVRAGSFAAEILARAETYRSEGLVPILVGGTGLYLKSLVDGLAPIPDVDPRIREELARECASVGSPVLYARLRGVDPDYASKIHPNDPQRICRALEVFAATGRTLTWWHGQTRRPEGLRALKIGLRTDLATLTPRLERRIGLMLEAGALDEVRLAYKGCPHRDAPGFSGIGCPELLAVLLDGLDMAQARADWLRSTRAYAKRQLTWFNKDGDIAWHDPADFEGMTARARAFLESPA